The following coding sequences are from one Abditibacteriaceae bacterium window:
- a CDS encoding capsule assembly Wzi family protein, which produces MRTYLFPLAALVAPTVLVHAQELAPVAQTVVSSVAGREGTLGAGTADGIRAGAVYDIVRNGRVVARARVSRVYSARSEVRFLDVADGFVVTVGDTARFAQMDTAPQVQPPVAAPTPSPMATPVAPAPVATVPAPAAPRMVAMSSSATPLVSFVNGDTVEIGAGSDSGLQAGKTVPIVRDGNVVALARIVTVSPASSMGTIVWRDETAGAIVAGDAIQVARGGNAAVDTGSDNVPAARVRFETGASNILVPKADPTYNYLASLAADKLILSQPAWVFHDDGTRRHRTDEDIRFTRAEIAGFVREALSNPKIEGAKTRNRVALSELISRYRTDLEKLGTSAEQLNAFGPRKGFEIGFSGQSRASVVGGDTNNYREAFSERNGSRRSRSGFDSRNNIFGRIGDRLRFDAQIDSGSDRRRGGGDKDFEIRRLVASYDAGNILRGLSVDLGRQEFWWGPGQFGTLLLSDNAGPLNSLRTVFKRGSYSVESLYSPLGTGPAGSGRSLYGQNLQVKLGNQTRIGIAATVLSPGRQLDPVLFASTFSPVPLVLAQRGAREETGADQTNLLTAAYFETGIARGLSGYGELLIDDLSFTNASPTRQRIGTLVGARLFKPGDPGKLGITAEYAQLEGRTYLRYRDPGALTQDYDYYYRGNSLGYPVSATPGLTPVGQTAGLGGASSLRSDAYWRPTRKLHLGAGLELADINSELAVLSRQQIYRFRAAYNVRHNYTVVARAQRISTTNPNFLIGPASRQSLYQLELVRTF; this is translated from the coding sequence TTGCGAACTTATCTTTTTCCCCTCGCCGCCTTGGTTGCGCCCACCGTTTTGGTGCATGCACAGGAACTGGCGCCCGTCGCCCAGACAGTCGTTTCCTCAGTTGCCGGTCGTGAAGGCACGCTTGGTGCCGGCACTGCTGATGGCATTCGTGCCGGTGCGGTTTACGACATCGTGCGAAATGGCCGCGTTGTCGCTCGCGCTCGTGTTTCGCGCGTTTACTCGGCGCGCAGCGAAGTGCGTTTTCTCGACGTCGCCGATGGCTTTGTCGTAACAGTCGGCGACACTGCGCGCTTTGCCCAGATGGACACAGCGCCGCAAGTTCAGCCTCCGGTTGCTGCGCCGACGCCTTCCCCGATGGCAACGCCGGTTGCTCCGGCTCCGGTTGCCACGGTTCCCGCGCCTGCCGCACCGCGCATGGTTGCGATGTCGTCCTCCGCGACGCCTCTCGTTTCTTTTGTCAACGGTGATACTGTTGAAATTGGCGCCGGCAGCGATTCCGGTTTGCAAGCCGGCAAAACGGTGCCGATTGTGCGCGATGGAAACGTCGTCGCTCTCGCGCGCATCGTAACGGTTTCGCCGGCGTCGTCGATGGGCACGATTGTGTGGCGCGATGAAACCGCTGGTGCCATAGTTGCCGGCGACGCGATTCAAGTCGCGCGCGGCGGCAATGCAGCCGTAGACACGGGCAGCGACAATGTGCCCGCGGCGCGCGTGCGCTTTGAAACCGGCGCATCGAACATTCTCGTTCCCAAAGCCGACCCGACCTATAATTACCTGGCGTCGCTCGCGGCAGATAAATTGATTTTGTCGCAGCCGGCGTGGGTTTTCCACGATGATGGCACGCGCCGTCATCGCACCGACGAAGACATCCGTTTTACCCGCGCGGAAATCGCCGGGTTCGTTCGCGAAGCCCTTTCAAATCCGAAGATCGAGGGCGCAAAAACGCGCAACCGCGTCGCGCTTTCCGAACTAATTTCCCGCTACCGCACCGATTTGGAAAAGCTCGGCACCTCTGCCGAACAGCTCAACGCATTCGGGCCACGCAAAGGCTTTGAGATCGGCTTTTCGGGCCAGTCGCGCGCCAGTGTTGTTGGCGGCGATACGAATAACTACCGCGAAGCGTTCTCCGAGCGCAACGGTAGCCGCCGGTCGCGCAGCGGCTTCGATTCGCGCAACAACATCTTTGGTCGCATCGGCGACAGATTGCGATTCGACGCACAAATCGATAGCGGCTCCGACCGCCGTCGTGGCGGTGGCGACAAAGACTTTGAAATCCGCCGTTTGGTTGCCTCGTACGACGCGGGCAACATCTTGCGCGGCCTTTCGGTCGATTTGGGCCGCCAAGAATTCTGGTGGGGGCCTGGACAGTTTGGCACCTTGTTACTAAGCGACAACGCGGGGCCACTTAATTCTCTGCGCACCGTGTTCAAGCGCGGTTCGTATTCGGTAGAAAGCCTTTATTCACCGCTCGGGACAGGCCCCGCTGGTAGCGGCCGCTCGCTTTACGGTCAGAACTTGCAGGTAAAATTGGGCAACCAGACGCGCATTGGCATCGCAGCAACCGTCCTTTCCCCGGGCCGACAACTAGATCCCGTCTTGTTTGCCTCGACGTTTTCCCCGGTTCCGCTCGTATTAGCACAACGCGGTGCCCGTGAAGAAACGGGAGCCGACCAAACTAACTTGTTGACGGCCGCTTATTTTGAAACCGGCATCGCGCGTGGTCTTTCTGGCTACGGCGAATTGCTTATCGACGACCTGTCGTTTACCAACGCTTCGCCGACGCGCCAACGCATCGGCACGCTTGTCGGCGCGCGCTTATTCAAGCCGGGCGATCCGGGCAAGCTGGGTATTACTGCGGAATACGCGCAGCTTGAGGGCCGCACCTATTTACGCTACCGCGATCCCGGCGCGCTGACGCAGGACTATGATTATTACTATCGCGGCAACTCGCTGGGTTATCCGGTTTCGGCGACGCCGGGCTTGACGCCTGTTGGCCAAACAGCAGGCTTAGGCGGCGCGTCCAGCCTCCGTTCTGATGCTTATTGGCGTCCGACGCGCAAGTTGCATCTGGGCGCTGGTTTGGAACTCGCTGACATCAATTCGGAACTCGCCGTATTATCGCGCCAGCAGATTTATCGTTTCCGTGCTGCCTACAACGTGCGCCACAATTACACGGTCGTGGCACGCGCGCAACGCATTTCGACAACGAACCCGAACTTCCTTATCGGCCCGGCCTCGCGCCAAAGCTTGTATCAATTAGAATTGGTGCGAACTTTTTAG
- a CDS encoding radical SAM protein, whose translation MSSHAIRMMATGAKYLRENPQDALTHARTILPWYFHNRVRALALPWEQGVWGLVDGRAQNPRFITIKPTFRCNLRCSFCRFVANGQVFGKPDSTPEEMWLNLIDEVAPHKPYFSITGGEPLIYPAIGSLLRRMKHHGLHVAMVTNATLLERKAEEILDAAPASLQISIDGEKETHDELRMVSGTFDKAQAGLERLNELKRQKKMTAPLVIINSVITGDNFRNLTKVAKVAKELGATALNFQHFWFLSKNVVDNHNHQWGDCHPVDMEEVGSTDTQGVDTDALWAEMQRVQREAELPIGFYPELTKEELHIYYNEPDKIIQPRVPGCGWLQTSIFPNGDVAPCFNHIVGNIGETPFMDIWNNQPFREHRMRLAQNGPYSVCARCCAYFRYD comes from the coding sequence ATGAGTAGTCACGCGATTCGCATGATGGCGACCGGCGCCAAGTATTTGCGCGAGAATCCCCAAGACGCCCTCACTCACGCGCGCACCATTTTGCCGTGGTATTTTCACAACCGTGTGCGCGCTCTCGCATTGCCATGGGAGCAAGGCGTTTGGGGTCTTGTCGATGGGCGCGCGCAGAACCCACGTTTTATCACCATCAAGCCGACGTTTCGCTGCAATCTCCGCTGTAGCTTCTGCCGCTTCGTCGCCAACGGTCAGGTTTTCGGCAAGCCCGATTCCACGCCGGAAGAAATGTGGCTCAACCTCATCGATGAAGTCGCACCGCACAAGCCGTATTTCTCGATCACCGGTGGCGAACCTTTGATTTATCCCGCCATAGGCAGCTTGCTGCGCCGCATGAAGCATCACGGTTTGCACGTCGCGATGGTGACCAACGCCACATTGTTAGAGCGCAAAGCGGAAGAAATCCTCGATGCGGCTCCTGCGTCGCTGCAAATTTCAATCGACGGCGAAAAAGAAACACACGACGAATTGCGCATGGTTTCCGGCACATTCGATAAAGCGCAGGCTGGCCTTGAGCGCTTGAATGAACTCAAGCGCCAGAAGAAAATGACGGCGCCGCTTGTCATTATCAATTCGGTGATTACGGGCGATAACTTCCGCAACCTGACGAAAGTCGCAAAAGTCGCCAAGGAACTCGGCGCGACGGCGCTGAACTTCCAGCACTTCTGGTTCTTGTCGAAGAACGTCGTCGACAACCACAATCACCAGTGGGGCGATTGCCATCCTGTTGATATGGAAGAAGTTGGTTCGACCGACACGCAGGGCGTTGATACCGACGCCTTGTGGGCCGAAATGCAGCGCGTGCAGCGCGAAGCCGAATTGCCCATCGGTTTCTACCCTGAATTGACCAAAGAAGAACTGCACATTTATTACAACGAGCCGGACAAAATCATTCAGCCGCGCGTTCCGGGCTGTGGCTGGTTGCAAACTTCGATCTTCCCCAACGGCGATGTCGCGCCGTGTTTCAATCACATTGTCGGGAACATCGGAGAAACGCCATTCATGGACATCTGGAACAATCAGCCTTTCCGTGAACACCGCATGCGACTGGCACAAAACGGGCCTTATTCGGTATGCGCGCGCTGCTGCGCTTATTTCCGCTATGATTAA
- a CDS encoding FeoA family protein, which yields MTLADLKPEQSGTVREVDMTSPDAVRLMELGIVPGTSVRVVRFAPLGDPMEIEARGYNLSLRRAEATAISIELS from the coding sequence ATGACACTCGCCGATTTAAAGCCGGAGCAAAGCGGAACAGTGCGCGAAGTCGATATGACTTCACCCGACGCCGTGCGCTTGATGGAATTGGGAATCGTGCCGGGAACTTCGGTGCGCGTTGTTCGCTTTGCGCCCTTGGGTGATCCGATGGAAATCGAAGCACGCGGCTACAACCTTTCTTTGCGCCGCGCTGAAGCCACTGCCATCTCGATAGAACTTTCATGA
- the cimA gene encoding citramalate synthase codes for MNSVEIYDTTLRDGAQAEGISFSVADKLKIAARLDEFGVAYIEGGWPGSNPKDEEFFALAQNHTWKNAALTAFSMTRRAGIKVEEDGNLKKILAANTPVVTLVGKTWDFHVEAALKISLEENLAMIQESLAYVKAHDRRAFYDCEHFFDAWKHNRDYAKRTLEAAAKGGAEIFVLCDTNGGSMPHEVAAAVEEVRSNFGLPVGIHTHNDCELGVANALAGVEAGASQVQGTINGFGERTGNCNLVSVIANLQLKLGRQCVPEDRLQQLTHLSHFISEVANLTPDDRQPFVGRSVFAHKGGMHVDAVQKAGGRAYEHIEPESVGNERRILVSELSGTSNVREVAEGMGFNLEKGSPEAGKVLQEVKRLEAEGWEFEGAEASFHLLVQRTLGREMHLFDLIGARVTSELHSTDGEWNTEATLKLRVDGDVRHTVADGDGPVHALDRALRRALCEAYPQLDEIRLQDFKVRVVNTREGTAAKVRVLIESGNADTSWTTVGVSTNVIEASWLALTQAIAYGLLQK; via the coding sequence ATGAATTCTGTAGAAATCTACGACACAACTTTGCGCGATGGCGCGCAGGCCGAAGGCATCTCGTTTAGCGTCGCCGACAAACTGAAAATCGCCGCGCGTTTGGATGAATTTGGCGTCGCCTACATCGAAGGCGGCTGGCCCGGCTCCAATCCCAAAGACGAGGAGTTTTTTGCCCTTGCGCAAAACCACACCTGGAAAAACGCGGCACTCACCGCGTTCTCGATGACGCGTCGCGCGGGAATCAAAGTCGAGGAAGACGGCAATCTGAAAAAGATTCTCGCGGCCAACACGCCGGTTGTTACTCTCGTCGGCAAGACATGGGATTTTCATGTCGAAGCCGCACTGAAAATCTCGCTCGAAGAAAATCTGGCGATGATTCAGGAAAGCCTCGCCTATGTCAAAGCGCACGACCGTCGCGCGTTTTACGATTGCGAACATTTCTTCGATGCGTGGAAGCATAACCGCGATTACGCCAAGCGCACGCTGGAAGCTGCTGCCAAAGGTGGAGCGGAAATCTTCGTTTTATGCGACACCAACGGCGGCTCGATGCCGCATGAAGTTGCGGCTGCGGTTGAAGAAGTACGGTCGAATTTCGGCTTACCTGTCGGCATTCACACGCACAACGATTGCGAACTGGGCGTTGCCAACGCTCTTGCTGGTGTCGAGGCTGGCGCATCGCAAGTGCAGGGGACAATCAACGGTTTCGGCGAACGCACCGGTAACTGCAATCTGGTTTCGGTCATTGCCAACTTGCAACTCAAGCTGGGCCGCCAGTGCGTGCCGGAAGATCGGCTGCAACAACTGACGCATTTGTCGCACTTCATTTCTGAAGTAGCGAACCTGACGCCCGACGACCGCCAGCCGTTTGTCGGTCGTAGCGTGTTCGCGCACAAAGGTGGCATGCACGTCGATGCAGTGCAGAAAGCTGGTGGCCGTGCTTACGAACACATCGAGCCGGAAAGTGTCGGCAACGAACGGCGCATTCTGGTTTCAGAATTGTCGGGCACCAGCAATGTGCGTGAAGTTGCCGAAGGTATGGGCTTTAACCTGGAAAAGGGTTCGCCCGAAGCCGGAAAGGTTTTGCAGGAAGTTAAGCGACTGGAAGCCGAAGGCTGGGAATTTGAAGGCGCCGAAGCGAGCTTTCATCTTTTGGTTCAGCGCACGCTGGGCCGCGAAATGCACTTGTTCGATCTCATTGGTGCGCGCGTCACGAGCGAACTTCACTCGACTGATGGCGAGTGGAACACTGAAGCGACCTTAAAGCTGCGCGTCGATGGCGACGTGCGCCACACCGTCGCCGACGGCGACGGCCCGGTTCACGCGCTCGATCGCGCCTTGCGCCGTGCGCTTTGCGAAGCCTATCCGCAGCTCGATGAAATCCGATTGCAGGATTTCAAAGTGCGCGTAGTGAACACGCGTGAAGGTACAGCGGCCAAAGTGCGTGTGTTGATTGAAAGCGGCAATGCCGATACGTCGTGGACGACGGTTGGCGTTTCGACCAACGTTATTGAAGCCAGTTGGTTGGCGTTAACGCAGGCGATTGCTTACGGGCTTTTGCAGAAGTAA
- a CDS encoding protease inhibitor I42 family protein: MKRLQRMGIASALAMALPFASFIVTARAQVASVTETVVTEADNGTAVTLNPGAVLVVRLSENPSTGYSRAMVSFPNMPIRLVSHRVLPKAASADGAPVVGAPQVSEWRFVANGESAVGRATWLKFLTLRPFAKGVDTAGLWEVKVTVPGTPAN; the protein is encoded by the coding sequence ATGAAACGGTTACAACGCATGGGGATTGCATCTGCACTCGCTATGGCCTTGCCATTCGCGTCCTTCATCGTAACAGCTCGGGCACAGGTCGCCTCGGTCACCGAAACAGTTGTTACCGAAGCCGACAATGGCACTGCCGTGACGCTGAATCCCGGTGCTGTTCTTGTCGTGCGCTTGAGCGAAAATCCTTCCACTGGCTACAGTCGGGCAATGGTATCCTTTCCCAACATGCCGATTCGTTTGGTCAGCCACCGCGTGCTGCCGAAAGCGGCCAGCGCCGATGGCGCTCCGGTCGTTGGTGCGCCGCAGGTTTCCGAATGGAGATTCGTCGCCAACGGAGAATCCGCAGTCGGACGCGCAACCTGGCTAAAATTTCTCACTCTGCGCCCCTTTGCCAAGGGCGTTGACACCGCAGGTTTATGGGAAGTGAAAGTTACTGTTCCCGGCACACCTGCGAATTAA
- a CDS encoding DUF1559 domain-containing protein, protein MARDLTPQPSMSKRFSSTRGFTLIELLIVISIIAILAAILFPVFARARENARRSSCQSNLKQIGLALLQYVGDYDDSMPRSFYGTAVDTTPTNYKWMDAVQPYVKSTQVFVCPSDAGAKYRYSGDVDPASPSTDYGSYGQNGAYRDVNDGRTPPRSSGLELVRLAQIVQPSQTLWVADCNNRQETNGSYGFSWANAADAAINPPIRDVNGIRQLEKISERHLQTTNVLFCDGHVKAQKLNVFLDSAGSVAPKLFSVEED, encoded by the coding sequence TTGGCGCGCGATTTGACGCCACAGCCCTCGATGTCAAAACGCTTTTCTTCAACTCGTGGCTTTACCCTTATCGAACTTCTTATCGTCATCTCGATTATTGCAATTCTCGCGGCGATTCTTTTTCCTGTTTTTGCACGCGCTCGTGAAAACGCGCGCCGCAGCAGTTGCCAGAGCAATCTGAAGCAAATCGGTCTGGCGCTTTTGCAATATGTCGGCGACTACGACGATTCGATGCCGCGCTCATTTTACGGCACCGCTGTTGATACCACGCCAACGAATTACAAATGGATGGATGCTGTTCAGCCTTATGTAAAGAGCACGCAGGTTTTTGTGTGTCCGTCCGATGCGGGCGCAAAGTATCGTTACAGTGGCGATGTTGATCCCGCTTCACCCAGTACCGATTACGGTTCGTATGGGCAAAATGGCGCTTACCGTGATGTAAATGATGGACGCACGCCGCCTCGCTCGTCGGGCTTAGAACTGGTGCGGTTAGCACAGATTGTTCAGCCGTCGCAGACACTCTGGGTTGCAGACTGTAATAACCGGCAGGAAACCAATGGCTCTTATGGATTTTCGTGGGCTAACGCGGCGGACGCAGCCATAAATCCGCCTATTCGAGATGTCAACGGTATTCGACAACTGGAGAAAATCAGTGAGCGCCATCTCCAGACGACCAATGTGCTGTTCTGTGATGGTCATGTCAAAGCACAAAAGTTAAATGTGTTTCTCGATTCTGCTGGAAGTGTAGCTCCAAAATTGTTCTCCGTCGAAGAAGATTAG
- a CDS encoding zinc ribbon domain-containing protein codes for MPNYEYQCTKCETLYELWQEVGAAAPPCPECASTEVKKVFHPPRVHFKGSGFYLTDLRAEKEGAKGKKSETVSSSEASKPAETKTEVKTEAKSDKPAAPAPSGAAAK; via the coding sequence GTGCCGAATTACGAATACCAATGTACGAAATGTGAGACTCTATATGAACTGTGGCAGGAAGTGGGAGCAGCGGCACCGCCCTGTCCCGAGTGCGCTTCGACCGAAGTGAAGAAAGTTTTCCACCCGCCCCGCGTTCATTTTAAGGGCAGCGGGTTTTACCTGACCGATTTGCGCGCCGAAAAAGAAGGCGCAAAAGGCAAAAAGAGCGAAACTGTGTCAAGTTCTGAGGCGTCGAAGCCTGCCGAAACGAAAACAGAAGTCAAAACCGAAGCAAAATCTGACAAACCGGCGGCACCAGCCCCGTCCGGCGCAGCCGCTAAGTAA
- a CDS encoding FeoB-associated Cys-rich membrane protein codes for MQDILVGVIVLAAMVYLARTFWLSSKGGGCGGACGKKTCAPKPQDELIQISFDKRH; via the coding sequence ATGCAAGACATTTTAGTAGGCGTTATTGTCCTTGCGGCGATGGTCTATCTGGCGCGTACTTTCTGGCTGTCTAGCAAAGGCGGCGGATGCGGCGGCGCGTGTGGCAAAAAAACCTGCGCCCCAAAACCTCAAGACGAATTAATCCAGATTTCATTTGACAAACGTCATTAG
- the feoB gene encoding ferrous iron transport protein B: MIDAPPPPAADLVVQPSAVAQRRIALAGNPNAGKTTLFNALTGLRHKVGNYPGVTVEKKEGRADLGTRDVQILDLPGTYSLTPKSPDEEIARDVLLGLRDDTEIPEAVLIVLDASNLERNLYFATQVLELGIPAVVALNMIDVAKENGKPVDARALSASLGVPVVPIIASRGEGLDELKAVLAGDIPRPNSPTLKLPPKLATARDALAKEVRSNSTVPVQNPEGVALRLLCGNVDVARVGAHYGADVAQTLAQQRDTSGVPVAQLGALEAGARYTMLADIVSRAIPQSQKKTGSFSDKADAILTHKVWGLAIFGLITLLVFQAIFSFASIPMDWIDGGVGALGASVEKAMPAGPLRDLLVHGVIAGVGAVVIFLPQIMILFLFIGLLEDTGYMARAAFLMDRLMSRVGLHGRAFIPLLSSFACAIPGIMAARTISSRRDRMTTILIAPFMTCSARLPVYTLMIATFIPNTRLFGVFSTRALTMFGLYVAGIVAAMAAAWVFKKTLFKGPPPALMLELPPYKVPIWRNVIFQVWERGSQFLKRAGTVILAISIVLWAMLSYPKIDLATFENTPDISPAAGIRPGPNGVPPIVDEPEKSVESAREERLASAQLRNSFAGRIGHAVEPLIAPLGFNWKIGIGLIGAMSAREVFVSTIGTVYSVGEADETSTGLKDAMKNDRWPDGRKVWTPLVAVSLMVYFVLAMQCIATLAIVRRETNSWRWPLFMLAYMTGAAWLCSFLVYNIGRSLGWS, translated from the coding sequence ATGATAGACGCACCTCCGCCACCTGCCGCAGACCTTGTTGTTCAACCATCAGCCGTTGCGCAGCGTCGCATCGCGCTTGCGGGAAACCCCAACGCCGGAAAAACCACTCTTTTTAACGCTCTGACGGGCTTACGCCACAAAGTCGGCAATTATCCCGGCGTCACCGTTGAAAAGAAAGAAGGCCGCGCCGATTTGGGAACGCGCGACGTGCAAATCCTCGATTTGCCCGGCACTTATTCGCTGACGCCGAAGTCGCCCGATGAAGAAATCGCGCGCGATGTGTTGCTCGGCTTGCGCGATGATACCGAAATTCCCGAAGCCGTTCTCATCGTCCTTGATGCTTCTAATCTAGAACGCAATCTTTATTTCGCGACCCAAGTTTTAGAACTCGGAATTCCTGCCGTTGTCGCGCTCAACATGATTGACGTGGCGAAAGAGAATGGCAAACCCGTCGATGCACGCGCGTTGTCAGCAAGTTTGGGCGTTCCTGTGGTTCCGATAATCGCTTCGCGCGGTGAAGGACTGGACGAATTAAAAGCGGTTCTCGCTGGAGACATTCCGCGTCCGAATTCTCCGACTTTAAAATTGCCCCCGAAACTAGCAACAGCGCGTGATGCGCTGGCTAAGGAAGTACGGTCGAATTCGACTGTACCCGTGCAGAACCCCGAGGGCGTTGCGCTGCGTTTGCTCTGTGGCAACGTCGATGTCGCGCGTGTTGGGGCGCACTACGGAGCCGATGTCGCGCAAACGCTGGCACAGCAACGCGACACATCGGGTGTTCCAGTTGCGCAGTTAGGCGCACTGGAAGCGGGCGCGCGCTACACAATGTTGGCCGACATTGTGTCGCGCGCGATTCCGCAAAGCCAGAAGAAAACCGGCTCGTTCTCCGATAAAGCTGACGCGATTCTGACGCACAAAGTCTGGGGATTGGCGATTTTTGGCTTGATTACGCTTCTCGTGTTTCAAGCGATTTTCAGCTTCGCCTCGATTCCCATGGATTGGATTGACGGCGGCGTCGGAGCATTGGGAGCAAGCGTCGAGAAAGCGATGCCCGCAGGCCCGTTGCGCGATTTGCTGGTTCACGGCGTTATAGCAGGCGTTGGCGCAGTTGTGATCTTCTTGCCGCAAATCATGATTTTGTTTTTGTTCATCGGGCTGCTGGAAGACACCGGCTACATGGCGCGTGCCGCCTTCCTGATGGACAGATTAATGAGTCGCGTCGGGCTTCATGGCCGCGCGTTTATTCCGTTGCTTTCCAGTTTCGCGTGCGCGATTCCCGGCATCATGGCGGCGCGCACGATTTCGTCGCGCCGCGACCGCATGACGACGATTCTCATTGCGCCATTCATGACGTGCTCGGCGCGACTGCCGGTTTACACGTTGATGATTGCCACCTTTATTCCGAATACGCGTTTGTTCGGCGTTTTCTCCACGCGCGCGTTGACGATGTTCGGGCTTTATGTCGCGGGCATCGTTGCGGCGATGGCGGCGGCCTGGGTTTTTAAGAAAACGCTCTTCAAAGGCCCGCCGCCCGCGTTAATGCTGGAACTTCCGCCGTATAAAGTTCCGATCTGGCGCAACGTGATTTTCCAGGTGTGGGAGCGCGGTTCACAATTTCTCAAGCGCGCCGGTACCGTCATTCTGGCGATTTCGATTGTGCTGTGGGCGATGCTGTCGTATCCGAAAATCGACCTGGCCACTTTCGAAAATACGCCTGATATTTCTCCGGCAGCCGGAATACGTCCCGGCCCGAATGGTGTGCCGCCGATTGTCGATGAGCCAGAGAAAAGCGTCGAAAGTGCGCGCGAAGAACGCTTGGCGTCAGCGCAACTGCGAAATTCGTTTGCTGGTCGCATCGGTCACGCCGTCGAGCCGCTGATTGCGCCGTTGGGCTTCAACTGGAAGATTGGCATCGGGCTTATTGGCGCGATGTCGGCACGCGAAGTTTTCGTTTCGACAATTGGAACCGTGTACAGCGTTGGTGAAGCCGACGAAACCTCAACCGGCTTGAAAGACGCAATGAAAAACGACCGCTGGCCCGACGGACGAAAAGTCTGGACGCCGCTTGTTGCCGTTTCTTTGATGGTTTATTTCGTCCTTGCCATGCAATGTATTGCGACTCTGGCGATTGTGCGACGAGAAACCAACAGTTGGCGCTGGCCGTTATTTATGCTGGCTTACATGACCGGCGCTGCGTGGCTTTGTTCGTTCTTGGTGTATAACATCGGGCGTTCGCTGGGTTGGAGCTAA
- a CDS encoding FeoA family protein has product MIRHILKKRAHAHQQHELHCDSLCCASRGQSARVLGFNGCENEAAKMRDLGVREGAIVTVFRDGETLLVGVDDARFAIGRAAAQNVLCQLNAIK; this is encoded by the coding sequence ATGATTCGCCATATTTTGAAAAAGCGCGCCCACGCGCATCAGCAGCACGAATTGCACTGCGATTCGTTGTGCTGCGCCAGTCGCGGCCAGAGCGCTCGTGTTCTGGGTTTCAACGGCTGCGAGAATGAGGCCGCGAAAATGCGCGATCTGGGCGTGCGCGAAGGCGCGATTGTCACCGTCTTCCGCGATGGCGAAACGCTTCTGGTCGGCGTCGATGATGCGCGCTTTGCCATAGGCCGCGCCGCCGCGCAAAACGTCCTGTGCCAACTCAACGCCATTAAATAA
- a CDS encoding malate dehydrogenase, whose translation MNQAVRVAVTGAAGQIGYALAFRIASGQMFGPQTPVILHLIEIPQGMEALAGVVMELEDCAFPLLQGVVPTADLDEGFRGVNWSLLIGSVPRKAGMERGDLLGINGKIFTGQGQAIARNAASDARILVVGNPCNTNCLIAQRNASDVPADRWYAMTRLDENRAKTQLAQKAGVPVSDVSRVTIWGNHSATQYPDFTNAQIGGKPATEVISDRAWLETTFIPTVQQRGAAIIKARGASSAGSAANAIVDSVVSVTQETPANDWHSVALVSDGSYGVPEGLISSFPIRYENGKVSIVQDVPLDEFSRGKIDASVAELQEEKELVKDLLPS comes from the coding sequence ATGAATCAGGCAGTACGTGTCGCCGTGACAGGCGCAGCAGGACAAATCGGATATGCTCTCGCGTTTCGTATCGCGTCGGGGCAAATGTTCGGGCCACAAACGCCCGTCATTTTGCACCTTATCGAAATTCCGCAGGGTATGGAAGCGCTCGCGGGCGTTGTGATGGAATTGGAAGATTGTGCTTTTCCGCTTTTGCAGGGCGTGGTGCCGACCGCCGATTTGGACGAGGGCTTTCGCGGCGTGAACTGGAGCCTGCTTATCGGTTCGGTTCCGCGTAAAGCGGGAATGGAGCGCGGCGATTTGCTTGGCATCAACGGCAAAATTTTCACCGGTCAGGGCCAGGCGATTGCGCGCAATGCCGCGTCGGACGCGCGTATCCTGGTTGTCGGAAACCCCTGCAACACCAACTGCCTTATCGCGCAGCGCAACGCCTCCGATGTTCCCGCCGACCGTTGGTATGCCATGACGCGCCTCGACGAGAACCGCGCCAAAACGCAGCTCGCCCAGAAAGCTGGTGTTCCGGTTTCCGACGTTTCGCGCGTCACGATATGGGGCAACCATTCGGCGACGCAGTACCCCGATTTCACCAACGCGCAAATCGGCGGCAAGCCTGCAACCGAAGTTATTTCCGACCGCGCGTGGCTCGAAACAACCTTTATCCCGACGGTGCAGCAGCGTGGTGCGGCGATCATCAAAGCACGCGGTGCAAGCTCGGCGGGCTCAGCGGCCAACGCCATTGTCGATAGCGTCGTGTCCGTTACACAGGAGACACCCGCAAACGATTGGCATTCGGTGGCACTCGTTTCCGACGGAAGCTATGGCGTGCCTGAAGGCTTGATTTCGTCGTTTCCCATTCGCTATGAAAACGGCAAGGTTTCGATTGTGCAAGACGTGCCGCTCGATGAATTCTCGCGCGGAAAAATCGATGCGAGCGTTGCCGAGTTGCAAGAAGAAAAAGAACTCGTTAAAGACTTGCTGCCTTCGTAA